CTCTACCGCGACCACCGCAAGGTGTTGCTGGTCGACCAGACCATCGCCGTGGTCGGTGGCACCGGCGTGACGGATGAATTCTGGACACCCGCAGAAGACACCGCCGACTGGCACGAAGTGATGGTGCAAATCCGTGGTCCGCTGGTGCTGGATTGGCAGGCGTTGTTTGATCGTCAATGGCTGGCCAACGACGATCGTCGTGCGTGGAAGCCGGCCATGCATTTTGGCCTGCCACGCTTGCCCAAGCTGCCGGCGACAGGGCCGGGGTTGGGGCGTGTGGCGTATGCCGATGCCCGCCAACACCGCGATATCCTGCAGTCGCTGATCCGTGCGCTGAACAGCGGGCACCAACGTATCTGGTTGGCCACGCCGTATTTTCTGCCGACCTGGAGCGTACGGCGAGCACTGCGCCGGGCAGCGGGGCGCGGGGTGGATGTGCGTTTGCTGCTCACCGGGCCGCGTACCGATCACCCGTCGGTGCGCTATGCCGGGCACCGTTATTACCCGCGTTTGCTCAAGGCCGGGGTGCAGATTTTTGAATACCAGCCGTGCTTCCTGCACCTGAAAATGGTGCTGGTGGACGACTGGGTGAGCATTGGTTCGTGCAACTTCGACCACTGGAACCTGCGCTTCAACCTGGAGGCGAACCTGGAAGCGTTGGACCCGGAGCTGACGTTGGCGGTGGCGGGGAGTTTCGAGCGGGATTTTGCGAAGAGCCAGGCGGTGAGCCTGGAGGCATGGCAATCGCGGCCATTGTGGCGACGGGTGAAGCAACGGGTGTGGGGCTGGATTGATCGGTTGGTGGTCAACCTGCTGGACCGACGCGGCTAGCCAGAACGCTGAGATCAAATGTGGGCGCTGGCTTGCCTGCGATGCAGGCACCTCGGTACTTCAGATGCACCGAGGTGATGCAATCGCGGGCAAGCCCGGCTCCCACACAAGCCCGGCTCCTACACAAGCCAGCTCCCACACTGACCGTGTTTACAGCTTTAGATCAGAGCAGTTCGAAGCTCTGCTGCTTCACATCCTGCGAATCCAAGCC
This genomic window from Pseudomonas sp. Bout1 contains:
- a CDS encoding phosphatidylserine/phosphatidylglycerophosphate/cardiolipin synthase family protein, whose protein sequence is MSGAVFPWRSANRFELMIDGPSFFPRMLEGIAQAEQQVALELYLVEAGACAEAMVQALVAAAERGVRVRCLFDDYGSLAFTLGLRRRLIDAGVDLRFYNRLNWRRWMRNLYRDHRKVLLVDQTIAVVGGTGVTDEFWTPAEDTADWHEVMVQIRGPLVLDWQALFDRQWLANDDRRAWKPAMHFGLPRLPKLPATGPGLGRVAYADARQHRDILQSLIRALNSGHQRIWLATPYFLPTWSVRRALRRAAGRGVDVRLLLTGPRTDHPSVRYAGHRYYPRLLKAGVQIFEYQPCFLHLKMVLVDDWVSIGSCNFDHWNLRFNLEANLEALDPELTLAVAGSFERDFAKSQAVSLEAWQSRPLWRRVKQRVWGWIDRLVVNLLDRRG